In Bacteroidota bacterium, a single window of DNA contains:
- a CDS encoding TM2 domain-containing protein: MDAQKVDMFIMSNGKFFEAHQMNIIREKLLALDDSKWAVLSTAQFKDPTTTLIVSLLAGSLGIDRFMIGDTGLGVGKLLTCGGMGIWAIIDWFMIQKATREKNLQQIQQFLY; the protein is encoded by the coding sequence ATGGATGCACAAAAAGTCGACATGTTTATCATGTCAAATGGAAAATTCTTTGAAGCTCATCAAATGAACATTATTCGCGAGAAACTACTCGCACTTGATGACTCAAAATGGGCTGTGTTATCAACAGCTCAGTTCAAAGACCCAACAACAACTCTTATTGTTTCACTCTTAGCAGGCAGCTTAGGCATTGACCGGTTTATGATTGGAGATACGGGTCTTGGAGTTGGTAAACTTTTAACTTGTGGCGGTATGGGTATTTGGGCAATTATTGATTGGTTTATGATTCAAAAAGCTACAAGAGAAAAAAACCTACAACAAATTCAACAATTTTTGTATTAA